The genomic window TCTCTTCCTATAATGACCCATTACTTCCTTGGAAAGTAGTGTTATCTAATCATAAAACTAATTATAAGTTTCCTAATATTTACAATTATGAAATTAATTTCAATAAAAAAATATTTCGAAAAAATCTTATACATTTAAATTTTATTACTATTGATCATGAATGTACGAAAGATATTGATGATGCATTATATGTTAAAAAACATGATAATGATGATATTACTATAATTATTGCTATTTCTGATCCTACTGCATATATTAATATTGGTAGTAATTTAGATGTTATTGCATCAAAAATGTTATTCACAAATTATTTACCAGGATTTAATATTCCAATGTTACCTAGGATACTTTCAGAAAATAAATTTTCATTACACCCTAACGTTAAAAAACCTGTTTTAGCATGTAAAGTTGTTATTGATAAATACGGTAATATTAATAAAAATTTTAATTTTTTTTTAGCATGGATAAAATCTCATGCAAGGTTAACATATGAAGATGTTGAAAAATTAATTGAAGGTAATAGAAGTTGGTATCATAAAACTAGTATCATCAATCAAATTAATGTATTACATGAATTATGTAATAGAAGAATGAAATGGCGTAAAAAAAATGCTGTAATATTTAAAGATAAAATAGAATATAAGTTTCATTTTTCTAGTAGTCATGAATTGATAAAAGTTACTTTTCAAAAAAGAGGAATTGCACATAAAATAGTAGAGGAGACAATGATTCTTGCAAATATTATTGCATCAAAATTTATATCAAAAAATTTGGGTTTTGGTGTATATAATTCACATATTGGTTTTAATGAAACCAATGCTAAGAATGTTTCTTTAATATTAAAAAATAATGGTATATACATTAACTCTAATAATATTACTACTCTATTAGGATTTTGTGAATTTCGTCGTATTTTAAATACTATTTCTACATGTTACATCGAATCCTGTATTCAAAAATATCAATCTTTTAGTGTGATGAGTTTAACACCAAAACCGCATTTTGCTCTAGGATTCAATGAGTATTTAACATGGACATCTCCAATACGTAAATACAGTGATATGATTAACCATAGAATAATTAAAAGTATTATTTTAGGTAATTCAGCGATTAAACCAAATCAGAAAATGATAATGAATATTATGGATTGTAAAAGAAGACATCGAACTATAAAAAAAAACATTGAAAATTGGTTATATATAAACTTTTTTTATAAAACTAAAAAAATAAATCAAATTTTTCAGGCAAAAATATTTGATATTTTACCGTATGGTATACGTGCTCAATTAATAATTAATGGAGCTAATGTATTTATACCAATGTGTCATATACATCATGTTCAAAAAGAAATTATTTGTAATCAAAAATATGGTATTTTATATTTAAAAAATAAAGAATTATATCGTATCTCAGATAATATTAGTGTGATTATTATTGATATACAGTTTGATAGTCGTAGTATTATTGCTAAACCGATTTAGTTTTATAGATGATATTTTAAATGAATATTTATTTTTCTATCAAAAATATAGATTTCATATTTTTAAAAATATAAATGTAGTAGTTTTATAGTTTCGATATTATACTATGAAATAAGGATTAATATTTTCAAAACTGAGGAGATAATGTGGATTATGTAGATTCAGATTTTAAGATTTATTTAAATTTTTTTGCAGTATTATTTGCATTAATAAATCCTATTGGTATGATACCAATTTTTATTGGTATGACTGGATTAAGATCACAAAACGATAGAAACCGAATTAATCTTATTTCAAATATTACTGCAGCTAGTATTTTAATTGTTTCTTTATTTATTGGTAGTTTTATATTAAGTTTTTTTGGTATTTCTATTGAATCTTTTCGTATTGCTGGAGGTTTATTAATTATTAGCGTTGCAACATCTATGATTAATGGACAATTAATGAGTAAATTACTTTTAAAAAATAATAAAAATAAAGTTGCATATAATAAAGAAAATATTAGCATTATCCCTTTAGGAATGCCATTAATTGCTGGACCTGGAGCTATTAGTTCAACAATCATATGGAGTACACATCATAATCATTATAATAATATGATAGTAGGTAGTATATTAATATTGTTTTTTTCATTCATGTGTTGGTTATTATTTCAACTTGCACCGTATTTTATTAGGATTTTAGGAAATACTGGAATTAATATTTTAACAAGAATTATGGGTTTATTATTGATGTCTCTTGGAATTGAATTTATTATTGCTAGTATTAAAATAATTTTTACAAAAATATTATAAATATTATAAAATATTTATACTATTCTT from Buchnera aphidicola (Panaphis juglandis) includes these protein-coding regions:
- a CDS encoding YchE family NAAT transporter; translated protein: MDYVDSDFKIYLNFFAVLFALINPIGMIPIFIGMTGLRSQNDRNRINLISNITAASILIVSLFIGSFILSFFGISIESFRIAGGLLIISVATSMINGQLMSKLLLKNNKNKVAYNKENISIIPLGMPLIAGPGAISSTIIWSTHHNHYNNMIVGSILILFFSFMCWLLFQLAPYFIRILGNTGINILTRIMGLLLMSLGIEFIIASIKIIFTKIL
- a CDS encoding exoribonuclease II → MFQNNRLLIPMKMTCKLKSLQISGIVKKFKKGFGFLKVTSKINYYIPPKYNKYVMHGDRIVAELYYQNGKKFVRPIILIKPFLKIFMGYIKKIGNNVFIKPDYPLISNLIICDVKKNNARHIHDRDWFIAKLIQHQLNNGKIFQARLITLISSYNDPLLPWKVVLSNHKTNYKFPNIYNYEINFNKKIFRKNLIHLNFITIDHECTKDIDDALYVKKHDNDDITIIIAISDPTAYINIGSNLDVIASKMLFTNYLPGFNIPMLPRILSENKFSLHPNVKKPVLACKVVIDKYGNINKNFNFFLAWIKSHARLTYEDVEKLIEGNRSWYHKTSIINQINVLHELCNRRMKWRKKNAVIFKDKIEYKFHFSSSHELIKVTFQKRGIAHKIVEETMILANIIASKFISKNLGFGVYNSHIGFNETNAKNVSLILKNNGIYINSNNITTLLGFCEFRRILNTISTCYIESCIQKYQSFSVMSLTPKPHFALGFNEYLTWTSPIRKYSDMINHRIIKSIILGNSAIKPNQKMIMNIMDCKRRHRTIKKNIENWLYINFFYKTKKINQIFQAKIFDILPYGIRAQLIINGANVFIPMCHIHHVQKEIICNQKYGILYLKNKELYRISDNISVIIIDIQFDSRSIIAKPI